The proteins below come from a single Ruegeria sp. THAF33 genomic window:
- a CDS encoding translocation/assembly module TamB domain-containing protein produces MRRYLSYPLLIGALAVVPVAGHPQEDEGGSMIERFLQDTLSGEDQNVTVEGLQGALSSRATIAEITVADDEGVWLTIKDAELDWNRLALIRGRFSVNALTAQEIDVARAPGTTTKDTPPPTAEAKGFQLPELPVAIEIGEIRIDELALGEPLIGVAAELAVSGNLSLADGTLDTNLDITRLDRAGDEIKLTAGFQNSNSQIDLDLQVTEAAGGLISTALKMPDTPPIALTAKGSGPVTDFTADIGLSSDGQPRVTGQVRLRSAPTAAASAEEGIAFTADLGGDLTPFVAEEMDTFFGAKTQLYVDGRTQPEGALEIDELEISSQALNLKGQLQLAAGGRLQLAALQGRITPPEGERVTLPASGGDTSVGAAQISALYDEKNGNHWDLSLTANAVQAEQVDLERAQITAHGTLEQGAVLKINGNLQAALDGIDLADKALNAAIGDLVTLDGTFEYGSDQSLNLTGLELVGADYELGVDALVSGLSTGLAVDGTATLEATDLSRFSELAHLELGGQVSARLNGQGSPLEGSFDGKLEVEGTDLSTGRDDIDPVIKGNTTITLDARRGADGVTIRDFTLIGDTLRAQADGTVTTPDGNVTIDGQATVNSRDLSVFSGLAKRELGGAVQAKLNGKGTVQTLEFDGTASVSGRNIKTGLAEIDPLLVGRNEITFDGALSQEQIVIRDASVNGSALTAKASVTIDDPRKDLAIDGQVNVNIPDLSPFSSLAKRDLAGAIRADVAGKGAVGSKAFDVKGNLSADDIKTGIDAVDDLIQGRTNLTVDAMNNDEGLDIRTFQLIGTALSANASGKLNRDAGGLDFSAKLDDLARLSQTLSGPLNLSGNVAPTGSGLEGTARLDGPDSSYASLQGTVGQNGSADVDFDAKLNRIEQFVPEFPGTVAAKGTAKRDNGVWTIDAKAQGPADIDTTLAGTFDETSSQADLKAQGGINLGIANVFITPNKIDGSARFDLALKGAPALASLSGSVTTSGTSLAIPDAGQTITGISGQVDLAQSRANITLNGGVRAGGNFTVNGPVDLTPPFNAQITTTLNNLVLTDRLLYETTLNGQIAMTGALAGNSSLAGQITFDETNINLAAASGAVGAAPIPDIQHINESRAGFVTRERAGLVVTEGSEKSASRIALDISLLAPKAVFVRGRGVNAELGGRIFIGGTTASVVPSGQIELIRGNFDILGRRLALTKGIVTLQGDLTPYIEFESSASTSDGTATIEIAGPLDSPEVNVFSDPERPAEEALAMLLFGNRFSEISPFLIAQMAASLAQLSGAGGDATKGLRDSTGVDTVDIGASESGAGRLGAGAYLGENLYTDFTVNTEGDTEVNLNLDVTDNFTVRGTVDGRGETGVGVFFERDY; encoded by the coding sequence TTGAGACGGTACCTTTCATATCCTCTGCTGATCGGCGCGCTGGCAGTCGTGCCTGTGGCCGGACATCCGCAGGAGGACGAAGGCGGCAGCATGATCGAGCGGTTCCTGCAGGATACCCTGTCGGGCGAGGATCAGAACGTTACTGTCGAAGGTCTGCAAGGTGCACTGAGTTCACGTGCCACGATTGCCGAGATCACCGTTGCCGATGACGAAGGGGTCTGGCTGACCATAAAAGATGCCGAACTTGACTGGAACCGACTGGCTTTGATCCGTGGGCGGTTCTCAGTCAATGCCCTGACGGCGCAAGAGATCGACGTTGCCCGCGCGCCTGGCACCACCACCAAAGACACGCCGCCGCCAACCGCAGAGGCAAAAGGCTTCCAACTGCCTGAACTGCCGGTTGCCATCGAAATCGGTGAAATTCGCATCGACGAGTTGGCTTTGGGCGAGCCCCTGATCGGAGTGGCCGCAGAACTGGCGGTTAGTGGCAACCTGTCACTGGCCGACGGGACGCTGGACACCAACCTTGATATCACACGGCTGGACCGGGCAGGTGATGAAATCAAGTTGACAGCGGGCTTTCAGAATTCAAACAGCCAAATTGATCTTGACCTTCAGGTGACAGAGGCAGCGGGCGGCCTGATCTCGACCGCTCTTAAAATGCCGGATACCCCGCCTATCGCGCTGACAGCGAAAGGATCCGGACCAGTGACCGATTTTACGGCCGATATCGGTCTCAGCAGCGATGGTCAGCCTCGGGTGACGGGTCAGGTTCGGTTACGCTCGGCCCCGACTGCCGCGGCCAGCGCGGAAGAGGGCATTGCGTTTACTGCCGATCTCGGCGGTGATTTGACACCTTTTGTCGCCGAAGAAATGGATACGTTTTTCGGTGCCAAAACACAGCTCTATGTGGATGGGCGAACCCAACCTGAAGGTGCGCTGGAAATTGACGAGCTTGAGATCTCGTCACAAGCACTGAACCTGAAAGGCCAGTTACAGTTGGCGGCAGGTGGGCGATTGCAACTCGCGGCCCTGCAAGGACGCATAACGCCGCCGGAGGGTGAAAGGGTAACTCTTCCAGCTTCGGGCGGTGACACGTCCGTTGGAGCAGCACAGATTTCGGCGCTGTACGACGAAAAAAACGGCAATCATTGGGACCTGAGCCTGACTGCAAACGCCGTACAGGCCGAGCAGGTTGATTTGGAGCGCGCGCAAATTACTGCTCACGGGACCCTGGAACAGGGCGCAGTACTAAAAATCAATGGCAACCTGCAGGCCGCGTTGGACGGTATTGACCTGGCGGACAAGGCCCTGAATGCAGCAATTGGCGACCTCGTCACTCTGGATGGCACTTTCGAATATGGCAGTGACCAATCCCTGAACCTGACCGGTCTTGAACTGGTTGGTGCGGATTACGAATTGGGCGTCGACGCATTGGTCAGCGGCCTGTCCACCGGTCTGGCCGTCGACGGCACCGCCACTTTGGAAGCCACGGATCTGTCCCGGTTTTCGGAACTGGCCCACCTGGAGCTGGGAGGCCAGGTCTCGGCCCGTCTAAACGGCCAAGGCTCACCACTGGAAGGCAGTTTCGACGGCAAACTGGAGGTCGAAGGAACCGACCTCTCGACCGGGCGTGATGACATCGATCCGGTGATCAAGGGCAATACAACAATAACGCTCGACGCCAGGCGCGGCGCAGATGGCGTAACCATCCGAGATTTCACCCTGATCGGTGATACCTTGCGCGCCCAGGCCGACGGCACGGTAACGACCCCTGATGGCAACGTGACGATTGATGGTCAGGCGACGGTCAATTCCCGGGACCTGTCCGTGTTTTCCGGCCTTGCCAAACGCGAGCTTGGGGGTGCAGTGCAAGCGAAACTGAACGGAAAAGGAACTGTTCAGACGCTGGAGTTTGACGGCACGGCCAGCGTATCGGGCCGGAATATCAAAACCGGTCTGGCCGAGATCGACCCTCTGTTGGTCGGTCGCAACGAGATCACGTTCGACGGAGCGCTGAGCCAGGAACAGATTGTGATCCGCGACGCATCGGTGAACGGTTCAGCCCTGACCGCCAAAGCCTCTGTTACCATAGACGACCCAAGGAAAGACCTTGCGATTGACGGGCAGGTCAATGTGAACATCCCGGACCTGTCACCGTTTTCCAGCCTTGCAAAACGCGATCTGGCAGGGGCGATCCGAGCGGATGTTGCCGGCAAGGGCGCAGTCGGCAGCAAGGCGTTCGACGTAAAAGGCAATCTGTCGGCGGACGACATCAAAACCGGGATCGACGCCGTTGACGACCTGATCCAGGGGCGAACGAACCTGACCGTGGACGCGATGAACAATGATGAAGGTCTGGATATCCGCACGTTCCAACTGATTGGAACGGCCCTTTCGGCGAATGCATCGGGCAAGCTGAACCGAGACGCCGGCGGTTTGGACTTTTCCGCCAAACTGGATGACCTTGCCCGACTGTCGCAAACCTTGTCCGGACCGCTGAACCTGAGCGGGAACGTCGCTCCGACCGGCTCTGGACTGGAAGGCACTGCTCGCCTGGACGGGCCTGACAGCTCTTACGCCAGCCTTCAAGGAACGGTCGGCCAGAATGGCTCGGCTGATGTGGATTTTGACGCCAAACTGAACCGGATCGAGCAGTTCGTTCCCGAATTTCCCGGCACTGTGGCAGCAAAGGGAACGGCCAAACGCGATAACGGTGTCTGGACGATTGACGCCAAGGCGCAAGGGCCTGCCGACATTGACACCACGTTGGCCGGCACTTTTGATGAAACCAGCAGTCAGGCGGATCTGAAGGCACAGGGCGGCATCAACCTTGGGATCGCGAATGTCTTCATCACACCCAACAAGATCGACGGTTCGGCGCGCTTCGATCTGGCACTCAAAGGTGCTCCGGCGCTGGCGTCGCTGAGCGGTTCAGTCACCACTTCGGGCACATCTCTTGCAATTCCGGATGCTGGTCAGACCATTACCGGGATCAGTGGTCAGGTGGATCTGGCGCAAAGTCGCGCAAACATTACACTGAATGGCGGAGTTCGGGCGGGCGGCAACTTTACCGTCAACGGGCCTGTTGACCTGACCCCTCCGTTCAACGCCCAGATTACCACCACCCTGAACAACCTAGTGCTGACAGACCGGTTGCTGTATGAAACCACCCTGAACGGTCAGATTGCCATGACCGGGGCGTTGGCCGGAAACAGTTCGTTGGCCGGTCAGATCACGTTTGACGAAACCAACATCAACCTTGCCGCCGCGTCCGGCGCGGTAGGCGCGGCACCTATCCCGGACATCCAGCACATCAACGAAAGTCGCGCCGGTTTCGTCACGCGAGAGCGGGCCGGATTGGTCGTGACCGAAGGATCGGAGAAAAGCGCATCCCGTATTGCGCTGGATATCAGCCTGCTTGCACCCAAAGCGGTTTTCGTCAGAGGGCGCGGGGTGAACGCTGAACTGGGTGGTCGAATTTTCATCGGCGGCACTACTGCCTCTGTCGTGCCGTCCGGTCAGATCGAACTGATCCGGGGGAATTTCGACATTCTGGGCCGCAGATTGGCACTGACCAAGGGGATCGTCACGTTGCAGGGCGACCTGACCCCTTATATCGAGTTCGAGTCTTCAGCCAGCACGTCTGACGGCACCGCGACGATCGAAATTGCCGGCCCGCTGGATTCACCTGAGGTCAATGTGTTTTCCGACCCCGAACGTCCGGCTGAAGAAGCACTGGCAATGTTGCTGTTCGGGAACCGGTTTTCAGAAATCTCGCCTTTCCTGATCGCGCAAATGGCAGCATCACTGGCGCAGCTTAGCGGTGCGGGAGGGGATGCAACCAAAGGTCTCCGCGACTCCACCGGAGTCGACACGGTCGACATAGGAGCTTCCGAAAGCGGCGCGGGCCGTTTGGGCGCGGGCGCGTACCTGGGTGAAAACCTCTATACGGACTTCACCGTGAACACCGAAGGTGACACCGAAGTGAACCTGAACCTCGATGTCACGGACAATTTCACCGTGCGCGGTACGGTCGATGGCCGAGGAGAGACCGGCGTGGGTGTGTTCTTCGAGCGTGACTACTGA
- a CDS encoding autotransporter assembly complex family protein translates to MQRSKRQCRLGRWLMATVVTLAPTTLAALETSLSAPGASKELVERLKETSSVTTAEERGLDTPLEILSAALSDYRTIVQILYDEGYFSPVVSIKLDGQEAAELSSLTVPAQINRAAITVETGPSFKFGTATVKPLAPGTELPEDFAPGKLATTGAIQQASSAGVQGWRDAGHAKAGIAGQTIIARHAQARLDAQIDLDPGRRLTFGKMFIKGNSDVRHRSIEKIAGFPSGEVYSPEKIQKVGTRLRRTGTFNVVSLQERETPNPDGTLDFDATFEDLPKRRLTFGVELASRDGVDVTATWTHRNMFRRAERLRFEVAVRNIGGAEDIDGRIGLRLDQPDRLGPDDNTFWSALLERRNTENYNVTVASLAYGARRTFSDNLYAEASAGFQLSDADDAYGTGRKFRYFILPFRSEWDKRDSKVSATRGFYLDSQVMPFIGISGTDTGLRLFFDGRAYTSLGTGGRIVLAGRAQLGSVIGPPADGVTPDFLFFSGGAGTVRGQPYESLGIPVGTGIAGGKSFIGLSGEIRGKVTDSLSLVGFYDYGVVDTSSFVGSGAQEDHSGAGIGVRYDLGGFGPLRLDLAYPVSGPTGDGLQFYIGIGQAF, encoded by the coding sequence ATGCAAAGGAGCAAGCGGCAATGCCGTCTGGGGCGCTGGCTGATGGCCACAGTTGTGACTTTGGCCCCGACGACACTGGCGGCGCTGGAAACCTCCCTTTCGGCCCCCGGCGCATCGAAAGAACTGGTTGAACGCCTCAAGGAGACATCCTCGGTAACCACGGCTGAGGAACGCGGCCTCGACACCCCGCTTGAAATCCTCTCGGCAGCTTTGTCGGATTACCGTACGATTGTACAAATCCTTTACGACGAAGGGTATTTCAGCCCGGTCGTCAGCATCAAGCTTGATGGACAGGAAGCGGCCGAGCTGAGCTCTCTCACGGTGCCTGCACAAATAAACCGTGCTGCGATTACCGTTGAAACCGGGCCAAGCTTCAAATTCGGCACCGCCACTGTCAAGCCCCTGGCCCCCGGAACGGAACTGCCCGAAGACTTTGCCCCCGGGAAACTGGCGACGACCGGTGCCATTCAACAGGCCTCCTCGGCCGGTGTTCAGGGTTGGAGGGACGCGGGTCACGCAAAAGCCGGAATTGCGGGTCAGACAATCATCGCGCGCCACGCCCAGGCCCGCCTGGATGCTCAGATCGACCTTGACCCCGGGCGCAGGCTGACATTTGGCAAGATGTTCATCAAGGGCAATTCAGATGTGCGCCACAGATCCATCGAAAAGATCGCCGGGTTCCCAAGTGGAGAGGTCTATTCCCCTGAGAAAATCCAGAAGGTGGGAACACGGTTGCGCCGGACCGGCACGTTCAACGTGGTCTCGTTGCAGGAACGAGAGACTCCAAACCCCGATGGCACACTGGATTTCGACGCCACGTTCGAAGACCTGCCCAAACGTCGGTTGACCTTTGGTGTCGAACTGGCCTCTCGCGATGGTGTTGATGTGACCGCGACGTGGACCCATCGCAATATGTTCAGGCGCGCAGAACGTCTGCGCTTCGAAGTGGCGGTTCGAAATATTGGCGGTGCAGAGGATATTGATGGCCGGATCGGGTTGCGTCTGGATCAACCTGACCGGCTTGGCCCGGATGACAACACCTTCTGGAGCGCCCTGCTGGAACGCCGCAACACGGAAAACTATAATGTAACGGTGGCTTCGCTGGCCTATGGTGCGCGCCGCACTTTTTCCGACAACTTATATGCCGAGGCATCCGCCGGGTTTCAGCTGTCAGACGCCGACGACGCATATGGCACTGGTCGCAAGTTCAGGTATTTCATCCTGCCCTTCCGGTCTGAATGGGACAAACGCGACAGCAAAGTCAGCGCCACACGCGGATTCTATCTGGACTCGCAAGTCATGCCCTTTATCGGAATATCCGGTACGGATACCGGCCTCCGCCTTTTCTTTGATGGGCGGGCCTATACAAGCCTGGGGACAGGGGGGCGGATCGTTTTGGCCGGTCGCGCGCAGCTGGGATCCGTGATTGGCCCACCTGCCGATGGCGTCACGCCTGACTTTCTGTTCTTCTCGGGCGGTGCGGGAACCGTTCGCGGGCAACCCTATGAAAGCCTTGGCATTCCGGTCGGGACCGGCATCGCGGGCGGCAAGTCATTTATTGGCTTGTCCGGCGAGATCCGTGGCAAGGTTACTGACAGCCTGTCGTTGGTCGGGTTTTATGACTACGGTGTCGTCGATACGTCTTCCTTTGTCGGCAGCGGCGCGCAAGAAGATCACTCGGGCGCCGGTATCGGCGTAAGATACGATCTGGGCGGGTTTGGCCCCTTGCGCCTTGATCTGGCCTATCCTGTCAGCGGTCCCACCGGGGACGGGCTACAGTTCTATATCGGGATAGGACAGGCATTTTGA
- a CDS encoding type I glyceraldehyde-3-phosphate dehydrogenase, translating to MKLAVNGFGRIGRTILRQVLALPAGSDIELVLINDIAPLDTCAYLFKYDSTFGPFLGDVSAGDAALIVDGHSIPMTHSDDLSRVDLSGVDVMLDCTGIARSSDVARRGLSAGAGKVLISGPSPAADVTIVLGANEDQLGSARIVSNASCTTNGLVPLVKVIDDIGGVASGHMTTIHCYTNSQPMVDAPRGDLARSRAGALSMVPTTSSAMHLIDVVLPHLAGRISGAAVRVPTASVSAVDLVVTLQRGMSAEIFDRALKQAVAASPVLGWTDLPLVSSDLRSRPESLVVAGPETRMVGENQVRVFGWYDNEWGFSARMLDVARLMAAE from the coding sequence AATGACATCGCGCCGCTGGACACCTGTGCATACCTGTTCAAATACGACAGCACGTTTGGCCCTTTTCTCGGCGATGTGTCCGCAGGGGACGCCGCGCTGATCGTGGATGGGCACTCGATTCCCATGACCCACAGCGATGATCTGTCCCGCGTTGATCTGTCGGGCGTTGACGTCATGCTGGATTGTACGGGTATCGCCCGCAGTTCGGACGTTGCACGTCGCGGTTTGTCTGCGGGCGCAGGAAAAGTGCTGATCTCGGGCCCCTCTCCCGCTGCTGATGTCACCATCGTTCTGGGTGCGAACGAAGACCAGTTGGGCAGCGCCCGGATTGTGTCAAACGCATCCTGCACCACCAATGGGCTAGTGCCACTGGTCAAGGTCATCGACGATATCGGCGGTGTTGCATCGGGGCACATGACCACCATCCACTGCTATACCAACAGCCAACCCATGGTCGACGCGCCGCGTGGCGACCTTGCCCGTTCTCGGGCTGGGGCACTGTCGATGGTTCCGACCACATCGAGCGCGATGCACCTTATCGATGTCGTCCTTCCGCATCTGGCCGGGCGTATCTCGGGCGCGGCTGTCCGCGTTCCAACGGCAAGTGTGTCAGCCGTGGACCTCGTGGTCACATTGCAGCGCGGCATGAGCGCAGAGATCTTCGATCGAGCCCTGAAGCAGGCCGTTGCTGCATCCCCAGTGCTTGGCTGGACTGATTTGCCGCTGGTCTCGTCCGACCTGCGGTCCCGCCCTGAATCGCTGGTTGTTGCCGGGCCCGAGACCCGTATGGTGGGTGAAAACCAGGTCAGGGTCTTTGGTTGGTACGACAACGAATGGGGCTTCTCGGCGCGAATGCTGGACGTGGCCCGCCTTATGGCAGCCGAATAG